From a region of the Neobacillus niacini genome:
- a CDS encoding DEAD/DEAH box helicase — translation MLKTRFVKLLTIKLDDGRYLLAAEDEHGHGLPPSEWKNVLFSRHDESFFGTLLENESVDGIEGVVVTGWHLVSLFAKESFNRFIDWDWDDQSEICLAAAHSLHEGILEKDWLPDFSVWENGDFRWQLPVRVMDEFDPSFWEQAVETQGEEAETVKAFISDLYDHALDAYLTRNASMKELFGPKLALLRKQGISGAELARYFDEETWLEWVGIKENDTPFTIGLRLEEPLDGEGPWNLDVFLRGKKNVDDVYGLDAKIPARWKPFLERVDREQGRWARLIPWLSEDGNTLKSGLTEEEAWMFLTEASETLVALDVEILLPAWWQAMKNANLKVKASLKGSSSHRPSFVGLQAMLDFNWRFSMNGVDLSEEEFGQLVEEKRRLVFIRGRWVKLDPGFIRQIQDLMKRAEKEGLHVRDLLEQELVETPLTEDELENPKAFARIQIELNSQWKKMIKQLSEAHEIPLEEVPAGLQGELRPYQQLGMSWLWFLRQYGFGAVLADDMGLGKTVQLIAYLLKVKEEIGAIPEMVTGTEDGTDSKKEKTPVKAALIICPTSVLGNWQKELERFAPEINVYLHYGSNRLKEEAFKEKIKDADVVLTSYGLSHMDSEEFESILWSSISIDEAQNIKNAGTKQSRAVRRLRGGHHIALTGTPMENRLSELWSIFDFTNHGYLGSLGQFQKKFVIPIEKDEKKEKVNELQSLIRPFLMRRTKKDEEVALNLPDKQEQKEYCPLTTEQASLYEQLVRDTFAEIEKLSGFERKGLILQMLSRLKQLCNHPALYLKEKSADRLLLDRSNKLEKLVDLVDAVLDSGESCLIFTQYIEMGEMIRSTIKKKFGVEVPFLNGSVPKTQRDDMIERFQNQEFPVFLLSLKAGGTGLNLTAANHVIHYDRWWNPAVENQATDRAYRIGQSRFVHVHKLICTGTLEEKIDAMLEKKQHLNDQIIQSENWITELSTDELKDLVYLG, via the coding sequence ATGCTGAAAACTAGATTTGTTAAGCTTCTGACAATTAAATTAGATGATGGCCGTTATCTGCTGGCTGCTGAGGATGAACATGGGCATGGATTACCGCCTTCTGAGTGGAAGAATGTGTTGTTCAGCCGCCATGATGAGAGCTTTTTTGGCACACTTCTGGAGAACGAGTCGGTTGATGGCATCGAGGGTGTGGTGGTGACTGGCTGGCACCTTGTTTCTCTTTTTGCAAAGGAGTCGTTCAATCGGTTTATTGACTGGGACTGGGATGACCAATCGGAGATTTGCCTCGCTGCTGCTCACTCTCTCCATGAAGGGATTCTCGAGAAAGATTGGCTTCCCGACTTCTCGGTTTGGGAGAATGGCGACTTCCGCTGGCAGCTCCCCGTTCGTGTGATGGATGAGTTTGACCCTTCTTTCTGGGAACAGGCTGTCGAAACACAAGGTGAAGAGGCGGAAACGGTAAAAGCATTTATTTCTGATTTGTATGACCATGCCTTGGACGCTTACTTGACGCGAAATGCTTCGATGAAGGAGTTGTTTGGGCCAAAGCTTGCTTTATTGAGAAAACAAGGTATTTCTGGCGCTGAACTGGCTCGCTATTTTGATGAAGAAACCTGGCTTGAATGGGTTGGAATTAAGGAGAACGACACCCCTTTTACGATTGGATTAAGGTTAGAGGAACCCTTAGATGGCGAAGGACCTTGGAATCTGGATGTCTTTTTACGAGGTAAGAAAAATGTCGACGATGTTTATGGCTTGGACGCAAAGATTCCGGCACGGTGGAAACCATTTTTGGAAAGAGTTGACCGTGAGCAAGGGCGCTGGGCAAGGTTAATCCCTTGGCTGAGTGAGGACGGAAACACATTGAAATCGGGACTCACAGAGGAAGAAGCGTGGATGTTTTTGACGGAGGCCAGTGAAACCCTCGTTGCGCTGGACGTGGAGATCCTCCTCCCTGCTTGGTGGCAGGCGATGAAGAATGCCAATTTAAAGGTGAAGGCATCGTTAAAAGGCTCCTCCAGTCATCGTCCGTCATTTGTCGGGCTGCAGGCTATGCTTGATTTCAACTGGCGTTTTTCGATGAACGGTGTCGACCTGTCCGAGGAAGAATTCGGCCAGCTTGTCGAAGAGAAACGTCGACTCGTGTTTATTCGCGGGCGTTGGGTGAAACTGGATCCAGGCTTCATTCGACAAATTCAGGACTTGATGAAGCGCGCCGAGAAGGAAGGCTTACATGTAAGGGATTTGCTCGAGCAGGAACTGGTTGAGACGCCTCTTACGGAAGATGAGCTCGAAAACCCAAAAGCCTTTGCTCGGATTCAAATTGAATTGAACAGCCAATGGAAAAAGATGATTAAGCAGCTATCTGAAGCACATGAGATCCCGCTCGAAGAAGTTCCTGCTGGGCTTCAGGGCGAACTTCGTCCTTACCAGCAGCTGGGAATGAGCTGGCTCTGGTTCCTGCGACAATACGGATTTGGTGCTGTCCTTGCCGATGACATGGGGCTTGGGAAAACAGTGCAACTAATCGCGTATCTTTTGAAGGTAAAAGAGGAAATCGGGGCGATTCCTGAAATGGTGACTGGCACCGAGGACGGAACGGATTCTAAGAAGGAAAAAACACCAGTTAAGGCTGCTTTGATTATCTGCCCAACTTCGGTTCTTGGTAACTGGCAGAAGGAGCTTGAGCGTTTTGCTCCTGAGATAAATGTGTATTTGCATTACGGTTCTAACCGCTTGAAAGAAGAAGCCTTTAAGGAAAAAATCAAAGATGCTGATGTTGTGCTGACTTCGTATGGGTTAAGCCATATGGACTCTGAGGAGTTTGAGTCCATCCTGTGGAGTTCAATTTCGATTGATGAGGCACAGAATATCAAAAACGCCGGTACCAAGCAGTCACGGGCGGTGCGGAGACTCCGCGGGGGACATCACATCGCCTTGACCGGTACTCCGATGGAAAACCGATTATCTGAATTGTGGTCGATTTTTGATTTTACCAATCATGGCTATCTTGGCAGCTTGGGGCAATTTCAGAAGAAATTTGTCATCCCGATTGAAAAGGATGAGAAAAAGGAAAAGGTCAATGAGCTGCAATCATTAATCCGTCCATTCCTAATGAGGAGGACGAAAAAGGACGAAGAGGTGGCACTCAATCTCCCTGACAAACAGGAGCAAAAAGAGTACTGCCCGCTTACAACTGAGCAGGCCTCTCTATATGAGCAGTTGGTCCGTGATACTTTTGCTGAAATTGAAAAGCTGTCAGGTTTTGAGCGCAAGGGGTTAATCTTACAAATGCTCAGCAGACTGAAGCAGCTTTGCAATCACCCTGCTCTCTATCTCAAAGAAAAATCAGCAGACAGGCTGCTCCTAGATCGCTCAAATAAATTGGAGAAGCTTGTCGACCTTGTTGATGCTGTTTTAGACTCAGGCGAAAGCTGTCTCATTTTCACGCAATATATCGAAATGGGCGAAATGATTCGTTCGACAATTAAGAAGAAGTTTGGGGTGGAGGTGCCGTTCCTGAACGGAAGTGTACCAAAAACGCAGCGTGACGATATGATTGAGCGGTTCCAAAATCAGGAGTTCCCGGTGTTCTTGCTTTCATTGAAGGCTGGAGGAACGGGGCTGAACTTGACGGCAGCAAATCACGTTATCCACTATGACCGATGGTGGAATCCAGCAGTTGAAAATCAAGCCACAGACAGAGCGTACCGTATTGGCCAATCCCGCTTTGTACA
- a CDS encoding SWIM zinc finger family protein, whose translation MESTTANERIELLSEEIKDLLHPHAVDDVKLVQKGLMLYRQGMVKQLQIWNAQITAMVQDVTPCHVKLNFSHLSLNSCTCPHEGLCRHQIAVFFAAYSRVGSVAEWVAEWREPMKEKNDVASWGLQKAKDLIKANGVMKPDYARWVESFEVSFDTILNSKKYSSPFIIAELFNIYERRIKASAPVEKEWRLLYELVGIVVSFKKLAVLTVQSGFAEDVVRRAYLSVFHNLIEDADELVLKIGVQSLPFDFDEFILKLKDEVFELLTVSSDLEQERIYLYRLLWTNLFKKKEWREQEIVLINDRMKSLQDWENPNPLMVAGIHISILQQKDELAVDLISKIDDKVITPYMLHWIELLSQTKAWKRVGPLIELFISNLKGYLDFLRTYHSCASFTRTALKAITPYISENGKAELYERAMLSTLPYSYTEYEHTLFERKQFDKWSDLQAFMGWNFYDLPRERVKVIEKEKPEVLLGMLHQSALNEINQKNRSSYKAAVRHLKKLRTLYKKTKRVDDWQYFLDSLMEKTKRLRAFHEECRRSKLIEE comes from the coding sequence TTGGAGTCGACGACTGCTAATGAACGGATTGAACTTCTTTCAGAAGAGATTAAAGATTTGCTGCATCCGCATGCGGTCGATGATGTTAAGCTCGTTCAAAAGGGCTTAATGCTGTACCGGCAAGGGATGGTCAAGCAATTACAAATATGGAATGCCCAAATTACCGCAATGGTACAGGACGTGACGCCTTGCCATGTGAAACTGAATTTTTCCCATTTGTCTTTAAATAGTTGTACTTGTCCTCATGAGGGACTGTGCCGCCATCAGATTGCTGTATTTTTTGCCGCGTATTCACGAGTGGGCAGTGTCGCCGAGTGGGTTGCGGAGTGGCGCGAGCCGATGAAGGAGAAGAATGATGTTGCAAGCTGGGGGCTTCAAAAGGCCAAGGATTTGATTAAGGCGAACGGTGTGATGAAGCCGGATTACGCGCGCTGGGTCGAATCATTCGAGGTGAGCTTTGATACGATTCTTAATTCAAAGAAGTATTCGAGTCCTTTTATCATTGCGGAGCTCTTCAATATATACGAACGGCGGATTAAAGCGAGTGCTCCGGTGGAAAAGGAATGGCGGCTGCTCTATGAATTGGTCGGGATTGTTGTTTCGTTTAAAAAGCTTGCTGTCTTAACGGTGCAATCAGGGTTTGCTGAGGATGTCGTGAGACGCGCTTACCTTTCTGTGTTCCATAATTTAATCGAGGACGCCGATGAGCTTGTCTTGAAAATTGGTGTTCAATCGCTGCCGTTTGACTTTGATGAGTTTATTTTAAAATTAAAGGACGAAGTGTTTGAGCTGTTGACTGTTTCTTCGGACCTTGAGCAGGAACGGATCTATCTTTACCGTCTCCTTTGGACTAATCTTTTTAAGAAGAAGGAATGGCGTGAGCAAGAAATTGTTCTGATTAACGACCGGATGAAGTCATTGCAGGATTGGGAGAATCCGAATCCACTCATGGTTGCAGGTATTCATATCAGTATTTTGCAGCAAAAGGATGAGCTCGCGGTGGACTTGATTTCTAAAATTGACGATAAAGTGATTACTCCCTATATGCTTCATTGGATTGAACTATTGTCACAGACGAAAGCATGGAAACGAGTTGGACCGCTAATTGAGCTGTTTATTTCTAACCTTAAAGGATATTTAGACTTTCTGCGAACTTATCATTCCTGTGCTTCTTTTACCCGAACAGCATTGAAGGCGATTACTCCTTACATCTCAGAGAACGGGAAGGCTGAGTTATATGAGCGCGCGATGCTTTCAACTTTGCCTTACAGCTATACGGAATATGAACATACCCTGTTTGAACGCAAGCAGTTCGACAAATGGAGCGACCTCCAGGCGTTCATGGGCTGGAATTTCTATGACCTGCCAAGAGAGCGGGTGAAGGTAATTGAAAAAGAAAAACCGGAAGTGCTGCTCGGAATGCTGCACCAATCGGCTTTGAACGAAATTAATCAAAAAAACCGGTCCAGCTACAAAGCAGCGGTCCGGCACCTAAAAAAGCTGCGTACCCTATACAAAAAAACCAAACGCGTCGACGACTGGCAATACTTCCTCGACAGCCTAATGGAAAAAACCAAAAGACTCCGCGCCTTCCACGAAGAATGCAGACGGAGCAAACTTATAGAGGAATAG
- a CDS encoding TetR/AcrR family transcriptional regulator has product MDRKKLILEAAAKSFSLFGYKATTMDQVAKLANVGKGTIYTFFKTKEELFDDIINSLIADIRFEVESVLDETSSILDNVNNVLVRIHAFRESHQLTIKLIQEERDMGTQTVVEAMQRVEQSIIQYMKGIIQKAIDKGEIKDCDPEVTAFVMLKMYFSLVIDWQRNNPPLKKEEIAKLFELYLLKGLLA; this is encoded by the coding sequence ATTGATCGGAAGAAGTTGATTCTTGAGGCGGCAGCGAAGTCCTTTTCCTTGTTTGGATACAAAGCGACGACGATGGATCAGGTTGCGAAGTTAGCCAATGTGGGGAAGGGAACCATCTACACCTTTTTTAAAACAAAAGAAGAGTTATTTGATGATATTATCAACTCGCTTATCGCAGATATCCGGTTCGAAGTGGAGAGTGTTCTAGATGAAACCTCTTCGATACTTGATAATGTGAACAATGTGTTAGTCCGGATTCATGCGTTTCGGGAATCGCATCAATTGACGATAAAATTGATTCAAGAAGAACGGGATATGGGCACACAAACGGTCGTTGAAGCGATGCAGCGGGTGGAGCAATCGATCATCCAATATATGAAGGGGATTATTCAGAAAGCAATCGATAAAGGTGAAATTAAAGACTGCGACCCTGAGGTCACAGCCTTCGTAATGCTGAAGATGTACTTTTCCTTGGTGATTGACTGGCAAAGGAACAACCCGCCATTAAAAAAAGAAGAGATTGCAAAGCTCTTTGAACTCTACTTATTAAAAGGCTTGTTAGCATGA